The Sphingomonas alpina genome has a segment encoding these proteins:
- a CDS encoding S9 family peptidase, with protein sequence MKQQKFSHFRSLVPPIGKTGQAALMMRHPFAQLTLATCLMLCAAPGVAQPAPLAAHVQPAAPPSIVARYQKADDYLGANLNTLIGNRDLQARFVADSKGVIYRGGSAAARQIDYLDLVTGASRTIVTETVLADLLGKAAAKPVTAATLNIEKPEFDPGSGVLKFGAFDKRWALDANGALSEAATGDSDGETGLSPDGRFRIVARNFNLFAVDVKSGRETALTRDGTREQPYGRSIPQLPDILKQGTEDPVMPVSVRWSPDSRQIMTWRLDTRGVAKLSMTQENPPGSFYPRSFSYIYPLAGAEKLPMADRLIIDVERALKKRKAKIVPIAVPSEALLYPAEPDMGWSGDKGRLMWTERGYGQQVVYTIDPKTGAATVTAREAAKPIVTVTSSFIQPAPELGGELAVSERSGWAQLYLVTPDAPDGGAPLTRGDWEVLSIEHVDAQRRSILLTGVGRERDRNPYWRALYRVTMDGSAPVLLTPEPLEHEISVSPDGRFAIDAMSSPTIPTRTVVRDTNDGRIIRELGRADPTALIASGYTAPELFKGVAADGTTPIYGMIYRPARFDPARRYPVIDSVYTGPTTTQVPTSWDETVSANANSVAQLGAIVVMIDGRGTSRRGQAFRLPAYQNLGEVGIDDHITMIRQMAARYPYIDTTRVGVYGGSAGGYDAARFILRRPTFFKVAVSSSGNHDLRLDKAWWPEVSMGIADVATWERNSNMSVAANLQGKLLLIHGDIDDNVPVTESFRLANALIQAKRDVDLVILPNTTHRVAQPFFWRKLRDYFTRNLLDEAPPALLPLTPVPADASTSTPSSSIQ encoded by the coding sequence GTGAAACAGCAGAAATTTTCGCATTTTCGAAGCCTGGTCCCACCGATCGGCAAGACCGGCCAAGCGGCGTTGATGATGCGGCACCCTTTTGCGCAATTGACCCTCGCAACCTGTCTGATGCTGTGCGCAGCCCCCGGCGTCGCACAGCCCGCGCCGCTCGCTGCACATGTACAGCCTGCCGCACCGCCGTCGATCGTCGCGCGTTATCAGAAAGCTGACGATTATCTCGGCGCCAATCTCAACACGCTGATCGGCAATCGCGACCTTCAGGCGCGCTTCGTCGCCGACAGCAAGGGCGTGATCTATCGCGGCGGTTCGGCGGCGGCGCGCCAGATCGACTATCTCGACCTCGTCACAGGCGCGTCCCGCACGATCGTTACCGAGACCGTGCTGGCGGATCTGCTCGGCAAGGCGGCAGCAAAACCAGTGACCGCTGCGACGCTCAACATCGAAAAGCCCGAATTCGACCCGGGCAGCGGCGTGCTGAAATTCGGCGCATTCGACAAGCGCTGGGCACTCGATGCCAACGGAGCGCTGAGCGAAGCGGCGACCGGCGACTCCGATGGCGAGACCGGCCTGTCGCCCGATGGCCGTTTCCGCATCGTCGCGCGCAATTTCAACCTGTTCGCGGTCGACGTCAAAAGCGGCCGCGAAACCGCGCTGACCAGGGACGGCACGCGCGAGCAGCCCTATGGCCGCAGCATCCCGCAATTGCCCGACATCCTGAAACAAGGGACGGAGGATCCGGTCATGCCGGTGTCGGTGCGCTGGTCGCCGGACAGCCGGCAAATCATGACCTGGCGGCTCGACACACGCGGCGTCGCGAAACTGTCGATGACGCAGGAAAACCCGCCGGGCAGTTTCTACCCGCGCAGCTTCAGCTATATCTATCCGCTCGCCGGCGCGGAAAAGCTGCCCATGGCCGATCGACTGATCATCGATGTCGAGCGGGCGCTGAAGAAACGTAAGGCGAAGATCGTGCCCATCGCCGTACCGTCCGAAGCGCTGCTTTACCCGGCCGAACCCGATATGGGCTGGTCGGGCGACAAGGGCCGGCTGATGTGGACCGAGCGCGGTTACGGACAGCAGGTCGTCTACACCATCGACCCAAAAACCGGCGCGGCCACGGTCACCGCGCGCGAAGCGGCAAAACCGATCGTCACCGTCACCTCCAGCTTCATCCAGCCCGCGCCCGAACTGGGCGGCGAGCTTGCCGTGTCGGAGCGGTCCGGCTGGGCGCAGCTTTATCTGGTCACGCCCGATGCGCCCGATGGCGGCGCTCCGCTCACACGTGGCGATTGGGAAGTACTGTCGATCGAGCATGTCGATGCACAGCGCCGCTCGATCCTGCTCACCGGTGTCGGACGCGAGCGTGATCGCAATCCCTATTGGCGTGCGCTGTACCGCGTGACGATGGATGGCAGCGCGCCAGTCCTGCTGACCCCGGAACCGCTCGAGCATGAGATCAGCGTGTCGCCCGACGGCCGCTTCGCGATCGACGCGATGTCGAGCCCGACCATACCGACCCGTACGGTGGTGCGCGACACCAATGACGGACGCATCATCCGCGAACTGGGCCGTGCCGATCCGACCGCGCTGATCGCCAGCGGCTATACCGCGCCCGAATTGTTCAAGGGCGTGGCGGCGGATGGCACGACACCGATCTATGGCATGATCTATCGCCCCGCCCGGTTCGATCCTGCGCGACGCTATCCGGTGATCGACAGCGTTTATACCGGCCCGACCACCACTCAGGTGCCGACCAGCTGGGACGAAACCGTGTCGGCCAACGCCAACAGCGTCGCGCAATTGGGCGCGATCGTCGTGATGATCGACGGGCGCGGCACGTCGCGGCGCGGCCAGGCTTTCCGTCTGCCCGCCTATCAGAATCTCGGCGAGGTCGGGATCGACGACCATATCACGATGATCCGCCAGATGGCGGCACGCTATCCCTATATCGATACAACCCGCGTCGGCGTCTATGGCGGATCGGCGGGCGGTTATGACGCCGCGCGCTTCATCCTGCGCCGCCCCACCTTCTTCAAGGTCGCGGTATCCTCGTCGGGCAATCACGATTTGCGGCTCGACAAGGCATGGTGGCCGGAAGTGTCGATGGGTATTGCCGATGTCGCGACATGGGAGCGCAACTCCAACATGTCGGTCGCCGCCAATCTGCAAGGCAAGTTGCTGCTGATCCATGGCGATATCGACGATAATGTGCCCGTGACCGAAAGCTTCCGGCTCGCCAATGCGCTGATCCAGGCGAAACGCGATGTCGACCTGGTGATCCTGCCCAACACCACGCACCGCGTCGCCCAGCCATTCTTCTGGCGCAAGCTGCGCGACTATTTCACCCGCAACCTGCTCGATGAGGCGCCGCCGGCGCTGCTGCCGCTGACGCCCGTTCCGGCCGATGCCAGCACTTCGACCCCCAGCAGCTCGATCCAGTGA
- a CDS encoding aldehyde dehydrogenase (NADP(+)), translating into MDITGAILIGSGERTASETFDGVDPATGATLAPPISQAGLDDVAAACTLAEAAFPVFSELALEQRAAFLETIADRIAAIGDDLIVRAMAESGLPRARLEGERGRTIGQLKLFAGVVRQGDWLDVTIDPALPDRAPLPRPDLRRRNVALGPVAVFGASNFPLAFSVAGGDTASALAAGCPVVVKGHPAHPGTGELVARAVREAVTACGLPEGVFSYLPGTSNDLGGALVADPRIKAVGFTGSRGGGLALVRIAAGRDEPIPVYAEMSSINPVVLFPGAAKSRGAALGTAFVQSLTMGAGQFCTNPGLVIAVDGPGLDAFVEAAKAALSTSPAHLMLTPGIHTSFEQGVEALAAHASVETLARGLVGEGVNQAQGAFFSTTAEKFLADKALGHEVFGSSSILIRAKDMAEVAKLVRGLEGQLTATLLFDAEDEAAVAPLVPLLAARAGRILANGWPTGVEVSHAMVHGGPYPATSDSRTTSVGSLAIERFLRPVCYQGLPDALLPDALRSANPWQVARRVDGIVERG; encoded by the coding sequence ATGGATATCACCGGCGCGATTCTCATCGGTTCGGGCGAGCGGACCGCGAGCGAAACCTTCGACGGTGTCGATCCGGCGACGGGCGCGACTCTCGCGCCGCCCATCTCGCAAGCGGGACTGGATGATGTCGCCGCGGCGTGCACCCTCGCAGAAGCAGCGTTTCCCGTCTTCAGCGAACTCGCGCTTGAGCAACGCGCCGCCTTTCTTGAAACGATCGCCGACCGTATCGCAGCGATCGGCGACGATTTGATCGTGCGTGCAATGGCCGAGAGCGGCTTGCCGCGTGCCCGGCTCGAAGGCGAGCGCGGCCGCACCATCGGGCAGCTCAAGCTGTTCGCCGGTGTCGTCCGCCAGGGTGACTGGCTGGATGTGACGATCGACCCGGCACTGCCCGATCGCGCACCGCTGCCGCGGCCTGATCTGCGGCGGCGCAATGTCGCGCTCGGCCCGGTTGCGGTGTTCGGCGCCTCGAACTTCCCGCTGGCCTTTTCGGTTGCCGGTGGCGACACCGCGTCCGCGCTTGCCGCAGGGTGCCCGGTCGTGGTCAAGGGCCATCCAGCGCATCCCGGCACTGGCGAACTGGTCGCGCGCGCGGTGCGTGAAGCGGTCACTGCCTGTGGTCTGCCCGAGGGCGTCTTCTCCTATCTGCCGGGCACGAGCAACGATCTGGGCGGCGCGCTCGTCGCCGATCCGCGGATCAAGGCGGTCGGTTTCACCGGGTCGCGCGGCGGTGGTCTGGCGCTGGTGCGCATTGCCGCCGGCCGTGACGAGCCGATCCCGGTCTATGCCGAAATGTCGAGCATCAACCCGGTGGTCCTGTTTCCCGGCGCGGCGAAATCGCGCGGCGCGGCACTGGGCACGGCATTCGTTCAGTCGCTGACCATGGGTGCGGGGCAATTCTGCACCAATCCCGGTCTGGTCATCGCAGTCGACGGGCCGGGACTGGACGCGTTCGTCGAGGCCGCCAAGGCTGCGCTCTCGACCAGTCCCGCGCATCTGATGCTGACACCCGGTATCCATACGAGCTTCGAACAGGGCGTCGAGGCGCTTGCCGCGCACGCGTCGGTCGAAACGCTGGCGCGCGGGCTGGTCGGCGAGGGCGTCAATCAGGCGCAGGGCGCATTCTTTTCGACCACCGCGGAGAAGTTCCTGGCCGACAAGGCGCTTGGCCATGAAGTATTCGGATCGTCGTCGATCCTGATCCGCGCCAAGGACATGGCGGAGGTCGCCAAGCTGGTGCGCGGTCTCGAAGGTCAGCTGACCGCGACCTTGTTGTTCGACGCCGAAGACGAGGCCGCGGTTGCGCCGCTGGTGCCGTTGCTCGCCGCGCGCGCGGGTCGCATCCTGGCCAATGGCTGGCCGACCGGTGTCGAAGTCAGTCATGCGATGGTTCATGGCGGCCCCTATCCGGCGACCAGCGACAGCCGCACCACATCGGTCGGTAGCCTGGCGATCGAGCGCTTCCTGCGCCCGGTCTGCTATCAGGGTCTGCCCGATGCCTTGCTGCCCGACGCGCTGCGTTCGGCAAATCCGTGGCAGGTGGCGCGGCGGGTCGACGGTATCGTCGAGCGCGGCTGA
- a CDS encoding aldose epimerase family protein — translation MQPNNWKVRSGIALFGGIAASLLASSALAATAQRTAFGTMKNGTVVEAVTLSNAKGVSARIIAYGATLQSLKGPDKAGKVADVVLGYDDLASYVDKPNYFGVTVGRYANRIAGARFTLDGKTYKLSQNDKSNSLHGGAVGFDKQLWRIVSVKQGPSASVTLALTSPDGDQGYPGTLNVTVTYALDDKGALTIDFDATTDKATVVNMTNHAIFDLAGEGSARGILDHRLTMPATHYTPVDDKLIPTGELKPVAGTVFDFRRGRNVSDGLRDGRDPQIVAGRGYDHNFAIDAGLTPQPKLAGRLSDPASGRILEVWSTEPGLQVYTGNFLDGTLVGKSGHVYRMGDGIAMEPQKFPDSPNQSSFDSPRVDPGKPYHHRMIYRLTTAR, via the coding sequence ATGCAACCGAACAATTGGAAAGTCAGGTCGGGTATCGCCCTGTTCGGTGGCATTGCCGCATCGCTACTGGCATCGTCGGCACTGGCCGCGACCGCGCAGCGCACGGCATTCGGCACGATGAAGAACGGTACGGTGGTCGAGGCGGTCACGCTGTCCAACGCCAAGGGCGTCAGCGCGCGGATCATCGCTTACGGCGCGACGCTGCAATCGCTGAAGGGCCCGGACAAGGCGGGCAAGGTCGCCGATGTCGTGCTCGGCTATGACGATCTGGCCAGCTATGTCGACAAACCCAATTATTTCGGCGTGACCGTCGGCCGTTACGCCAACCGCATCGCCGGCGCCCGTTTCACGCTCGACGGCAAGACCTATAAGCTCAGCCAGAACGACAAGAGCAATTCGCTGCATGGCGGCGCGGTCGGCTTCGACAAGCAATTGTGGCGCATCGTGTCGGTCAAGCAAGGGCCGAGCGCGAGCGTGACGCTGGCGCTGACCAGCCCCGATGGCGACCAGGGTTATCCCGGCACGCTCAACGTCACGGTGACCTATGCGCTTGACGACAAGGGCGCGCTGACGATCGATTTCGACGCCACGACCGACAAGGCGACGGTGGTCAATATGACCAATCATGCGATCTTCGACCTTGCCGGCGAAGGATCGGCGCGCGGCATCCTCGATCATCGGCTGACCATGCCGGCGACCCATTATACCCCGGTCGACGACAAGCTGATCCCAACCGGCGAGTTGAAACCGGTGGCGGGCACGGTGTTCGATTTCCGGCGTGGCCGGAACGTGTCCGACGGCCTGCGCGACGGCCGCGATCCGCAGATCGTCGCCGGGCGCGGCTATGATCATAATTTCGCGATCGACGCTGGATTGACCCCGCAACCCAAGCTCGCCGGGCGACTGAGCGATCCGGCATCGGGTCGCATTCTGGAGGTGTGGAGCACCGAGCCGGGCTTGCAGGTCTATACCGGCAATTTCCTCGACGGAACGCTCGTCGGCAAATCGGGCCATGTCTATCGCATGGGCGACGGCATCGCGATGGAGCCGCAAAAGTTTCCCGACTCGCCCAACCAGTCAAGCTTCGATTCGCCGCGCGTCGACCCAGGCAAGCCCTATCATCATCGCATGATCTATCGCCTCACCACCGCGCGTTGA
- a CDS encoding sugar MFS transporter, whose amino-acid sequence MALIPDTGAARGSDDLRGTAQGATSYTSALTLLASLFFMWGFITVINGTLLPHLRSVFELSYTQTTLIESVWFIAYFFASIPSAMLIERVGYQRSMVIGLGMMSAGALLMVPSARLPSYELTLFALFVIASGITLLQVAANPYVAVVGKPETASSRLNLVQAFNSAGATLAPLFGGYLILGRTTSGTAVAGAAALTPAERLADAQSVVLPYLIVAGVLALLAFVIARFPLPAMGVATQRAVKTDRADQPLSYRLRNHGLWNHRNLVFGVPAIFIYLIAEIGVGNLFINFVSQPEIGNLTHQQASNYLFLLWGGMMIGRLVGAFVMQKMDAGHALAVASVGATIVMLIAAFTTGHVAMWALISVGLFHSIMFPTIFTLGIRGLGPLTEEGSGLLIMAIAGGALVIVQGKLADEYGLQASFLLTAACELYVLFYALWGSKPVISGKPVVPPPAS is encoded by the coding sequence ATGGCGCTAATTCCAGACACGGGAGCGGCACGCGGTAGCGATGATCTGCGCGGCACAGCGCAAGGGGCGACGTCCTACACCTCGGCGCTCACGTTGCTTGCCAGCCTGTTCTTCATGTGGGGGTTCATCACCGTCATCAACGGCACGTTGCTGCCGCATCTTCGTAGCGTGTTCGAGCTATCCTACACCCAGACCACATTGATCGAATCCGTGTGGTTCATCGCTTATTTCTTCGCATCCATTCCCTCCGCCATGCTGATCGAACGAGTCGGCTATCAGCGGTCGATGGTCATCGGCCTGGGCATGATGTCGGCCGGTGCGCTGCTCATGGTGCCTTCCGCGCGGCTGCCATCCTATGAACTCACCTTGTTCGCGCTCTTCGTGATCGCCAGCGGCATCACGTTGCTTCAGGTTGCGGCCAACCCCTATGTCGCGGTTGTCGGCAAGCCGGAAACCGCGTCGTCGCGGCTCAACCTGGTGCAGGCATTCAATTCGGCCGGGGCGACCCTGGCGCCACTATTTGGTGGTTATCTCATTCTCGGTCGTACGACGTCGGGCACGGCGGTGGCGGGTGCTGCGGCACTGACGCCGGCGGAGCGGCTGGCGGACGCGCAATCCGTGGTGCTCCCGTATCTGATCGTTGCCGGCGTGCTTGCGCTGCTCGCGTTCGTCATTGCGCGCTTTCCGCTGCCCGCGATGGGGGTGGCGACGCAGCGCGCCGTCAAAACCGATCGGGCAGACCAGCCGCTGTCATACCGGCTTAGGAACCATGGACTGTGGAACCACCGCAACCTTGTGTTCGGGGTCCCCGCGATCTTCATCTACCTGATCGCCGAGATTGGTGTCGGCAATCTGTTCATCAATTTTGTCTCGCAGCCGGAGATCGGCAACCTCACTCATCAGCAGGCGTCGAATTATCTTTTCCTGTTGTGGGGGGGGATGATGATCGGACGGCTGGTCGGTGCCTTTGTCATGCAAAAGATGGACGCTGGCCACGCGCTGGCCGTCGCCAGCGTCGGTGCCACGATCGTGATGCTGATCGCTGCCTTCACGACCGGGCATGTCGCGATGTGGGCGCTGATTTCGGTCGGCCTGTTCCATTCGATCATGTTCCCGACCATCTTCACCCTGGGCATTCGCGGTCTTGGCCCGCTGACCGAGGAGGGATCCGGGCTGCTGATCATGGCGATCGCCGGCGGCGCGCTGGTGATCGTGCAGGGCAAGCTCGCCGATGAGTATGGCCTGCAGGCGTCCTTCCTGCTGACCGCGGCGTGCGAGCTCTATGTCCTGTTCTACGCGCTCTGGGGTTCGAAGCCCGTGATCAGCGGCAAACCGGTCGTGCCGCCGCCCGCTAGCTGA
- a CDS encoding FadR/GntR family transcriptional regulator — MNDYVSDQKFRLLPAGGRSGRRMHGSLAQQLAVQILKGELPEGHLFPGEIEFSEQLGISRSALREAFRILAAKGLVDSRPKAGTRVKMRRQWSLLDPDLLAWQFEAEPTLQFLRDLFELRMMIEPAAAAIAAERRTDAQVADMDEALQVMGQHGLTTEVGRLADQRFHTVMLEATRNEAVIALASTIMAAIAWTTIFKQRNGVLPRDPMPEHRALHDAIAQGSATAAEAAMRELVQLALVDTEISMRE, encoded by the coding sequence ATGAACGATTATGTCTCGGACCAGAAATTCAGGCTCCTCCCGGCGGGAGGGCGTAGCGGACGACGCATGCATGGATCACTGGCGCAGCAGCTGGCCGTCCAGATCCTGAAAGGCGAATTGCCCGAGGGGCATCTTTTCCCCGGCGAGATCGAATTCAGCGAACAGCTCGGCATCTCGCGGTCCGCATTGCGCGAAGCCTTTCGCATCCTAGCCGCCAAGGGACTGGTCGACAGTCGCCCCAAGGCGGGCACGCGGGTCAAGATGCGACGCCAATGGAGCCTGCTCGATCCCGACCTGCTCGCCTGGCAATTCGAAGCGGAGCCGACCCTGCAGTTTCTGCGCGACCTGTTCGAATTGCGCATGATGATCGAGCCGGCGGCGGCGGCGATCGCGGCCGAGCGCCGCACCGACGCGCAGGTCGCCGACATGGACGAAGCGTTGCAGGTCATGGGCCAGCACGGCCTGACCACCGAAGTCGGACGCCTTGCCGATCAGCGTTTCCACACCGTGATGCTCGAGGCGACACGCAACGAAGCCGTGATCGCGCTGGCCAGCACGATCATGGCGGCGATCGCCTGGACGACGATCTTCAAGCAGCGCAACGGCGTATTGCCGCGTGACCCCATGCCCGAGCATCGCGCGCTGCACGACGCTATCGCGCAAGGCAGTGCCACCGCGGCCGAAGCCGCGATGCGCGAACTGGTCCAGCTCGCGCTCGTCGACACCGAGATATCGATGCGCGAGTGA
- a CDS encoding IlvD/Edd family dehydratase, whose amino-acid sequence MPNSSATPKLRSRAWFDNPANIDMTALYLERYLNFGLSLEELRSGKPIIGIAQTGSDLSPCNRHHLVLAERLRDGIREAGGIPLEFPVHPIQETGKRPTAGLDRNLAYIGLVEILYGYPLDGVVLTIGCDKTTPACLMAAATVNIPAIALSVGPMLNGWHKGERTGSGTIVWKARELLATGEIDDAGFIKLVASSAPSTGYCNTMGTATTMNSLAEALGMQLPGSAAIPAPYRDRQEVAYYTGKRIVDMVAEDLKPSDILTRDAFLNAIVVNSAIGGSTNAPIHLNAIARHMGVELHIDDWQKHGHQVPLMVNLQPAGEYLGEDYYHAGGVPAVVAELMRQGLIHEDAITANGKTIGDNCRDATIEDERVIRPFATPLKQDAGFVVLRGNLFDSAIMKTSVISPEFRERYLSDPADPEAFEGPAVVFDGPEDYHHRIDDPALGITDRTLLFMRGAGPIGYPGAAEVVNMRPPAYLIREGIHALPCIGDGRQSGTSGSPSILNASPEAAAMGGLALIRTGDRVRIDLGKGTANVLIDDAELAERRRALTEAGGYAFPASQTPWQEMQRATVGQMETGAILEGAEKYQRIAQTAGLPRDNH is encoded by the coding sequence ATGCCCAATTCGTCCGCTACCCCGAAACTTCGGTCGCGCGCCTGGTTCGACAATCCGGCCAATATCGACATGACCGCGCTGTATCTCGAGCGCTATCTGAACTTCGGTCTCAGCCTGGAGGAATTGCGCTCGGGCAAGCCGATCATCGGCATCGCACAGACCGGGTCCGACCTGAGCCCGTGCAACCGCCATCATCTGGTGCTGGCGGAGCGCTTGCGTGACGGCATTCGCGAAGCGGGCGGCATTCCGCTGGAATTCCCGGTTCATCCCATTCAGGAAACCGGCAAACGGCCGACCGCAGGGCTTGATCGCAACCTCGCTTATATCGGGCTGGTCGAGATCTTGTACGGTTATCCGCTCGACGGCGTGGTGCTGACGATCGGTTGCGACAAGACCACGCCAGCCTGTCTGATGGCGGCGGCGACGGTCAACATTCCGGCGATCGCCTTGTCGGTCGGGCCGATGCTCAACGGCTGGCACAAGGGCGAACGCACCGGATCGGGCACGATCGTTTGGAAAGCGCGCGAGCTGCTCGCCACCGGCGAAATCGACGATGCGGGCTTCATCAAGCTGGTCGCGTCCTCGGCGCCGTCGACCGGTTACTGCAACACGATGGGCACGGCGACGACGATGAACAGCCTGGCTGAGGCGCTCGGCATGCAGCTGCCCGGGTCGGCCGCGATCCCCGCACCGTATCGCGACCGGCAGGAAGTCGCCTATTACACCGGCAAGCGCATCGTCGACATGGTTGCCGAAGACCTGAAACCGAGCGACATCCTGACCCGCGACGCGTTCCTCAATGCAATCGTGGTCAATTCGGCGATCGGCGGATCGACCAATGCGCCGATCCATCTGAACGCTATCGCGCGTCACATGGGTGTCGAACTGCATATCGATGACTGGCAGAAGCATGGCCACCAGGTGCCGCTGATGGTCAATCTTCAGCCTGCCGGCGAGTATCTCGGCGAGGATTATTATCACGCCGGCGGCGTCCCCGCGGTGGTCGCCGAACTGATGCGCCAGGGACTGATCCATGAGGATGCGATCACCGCCAATGGCAAGACGATCGGCGACAATTGCCGCGACGCCACGATCGAGGACGAGCGCGTCATCCGTCCCTTCGCGACGCCGCTCAAGCAAGATGCCGGCTTTGTCGTGCTGCGCGGCAATCTGTTCGATTCCGCGATCATGAAAACCAGCGTGATCAGCCCCGAATTCCGCGAACGCTATCTCAGCGACCCGGCCGATCCGGAGGCGTTCGAGGGTCCGGCGGTCGTGTTCGATGGTCCGGAGGATTATCACCATCGTATCGATGACCCGGCGCTGGGCATCACCGACCGCACCTTGTTGTTCATGCGCGGCGCGGGGCCGATCGGCTATCCCGGCGCGGCCGAAGTCGTGAACATGCGCCCGCCGGCCTATCTGATCCGTGAAGGCATTCACGCCCTGCCCTGTATCGGCGATGGCCGGCAATCCGGCACGAGCGGAAGCCCGTCGATCCTCAACGCGTCGCCCGAGGCGGCGGCGATGGGCGGGCTGGCGCTGATCCGCACCGGCGACAGGGTGCGCATCGACCTCGGGAAAGGAACGGCCAATGTGCTGATCGACGATGCCGAACTCGCCGAGCGCCGCCGCGCGCTGACCGAAGCGGGCGGTTATGCCTTCCCGGCGTCCCAGACGCCGTGGCAGGAGATGCAGCGCGCGACCGTCGGGCAGATGGAAACCGGCGCTATCCTGGAGGGCGCCGAGAAATATCAGCGCATCGCGCAAACCGCCGGGCTCCCGCGCGACAACCACTAG
- the araD1 gene encoding AraD1 family protein encodes MAKSLIQFRDADGTRGVALLDDDSVARVVPGVATTLDLALRALAAGQSLAAAASQALADAAGHAGEAIDLASVTLLAPIDHPDTAHLLLTGTGLTHLGSAEGRDKMHRAINDAAQQTDSMKMFLMGVEGGKPTDGQVGAQPEWFYKGDGMSLIAPGAPLPSPDFALDAGEEPELAGIYLIDQDGTPVRLGYALANEFSDHVTERGNYLWLAHSKLRPAALGPELLLGDLPEHVEGTSRIVRDGETMWEKPFLSGAANMSHSFANLEHHHFKYAGFRRPGDVHVHFFGTATLSFSDEVRTRQGDVFEIEAAPFRLPVRNPIGAAPALTATVRAL; translated from the coding sequence ATGGCGAAATCACTGATCCAGTTCCGCGACGCCGACGGCACGCGCGGCGTGGCGCTGCTTGATGATGATAGTGTCGCGCGCGTCGTGCCGGGCGTCGCGACGACGCTCGACCTGGCATTGCGGGCGCTGGCGGCTGGCCAGTCGCTTGCCGCTGCCGCGAGCCAGGCGCTCGCTGACGCCGCTGGGCACGCAGGCGAAGCGATCGATCTCGCTTCGGTCACATTGCTCGCGCCGATCGATCATCCCGATACTGCGCATCTGCTGCTTACCGGCACCGGGTTGACGCATCTCGGTTCGGCCGAGGGCCGTGACAAGATGCACCGTGCGATCAACGATGCGGCGCAACAGACCGATTCGATGAAGATGTTCCTGATGGGGGTCGAAGGCGGCAAGCCGACCGATGGCCAGGTCGGTGCACAGCCTGAATGGTTCTATAAGGGCGATGGCATGTCGCTGATCGCCCCCGGCGCGCCATTGCCGTCACCCGATTTCGCGCTCGACGCAGGCGAGGAGCCGGAATTGGCCGGCATCTATCTGATCGATCAAGACGGTACGCCGGTTCGGCTGGGCTATGCGCTGGCCAATGAATTTTCCGATCATGTGACGGAACGCGGCAATTATCTCTGGCTCGCCCATTCGAAACTGCGCCCGGCCGCACTCGGGCCGGAATTGTTGCTCGGCGACCTGCCGGAGCATGTCGAGGGCACCAGCCGCATCGTTCGCGATGGCGAGACGATGTGGGAAAAGCCGTTCCTGTCGGGCGCGGCGAACATGTCGCACAGCTTCGCCAATCTCGAACATCATCACTTCAAATATGCCGGCTTTCGTCGTCCCGGCGACGTGCATGTCCATTTCTTCGGCACGGCCACCCTGTCGTTCAGCGATGAGGTCCGCACGCGTCAGGGCGATGTGTTCGAGATCGAGGCCGCGCCATTCCGCTTGCCGGTGCGCAACCCGATCGGCGCCGCGCCCGCGCTTACCGCAACGGTGCGGGCGCTCTGA